The Dehalococcoidia bacterium genome includes a region encoding these proteins:
- a CDS encoding 2-oxoacid:acceptor oxidoreductase family protein — protein sequence MSRTEIRLSGFGGQGIILAGNIVGQAAAIYDGRHATFTQAYGPEARGGACSAQVVISDEPGGYPYIENPAVVVAMSPEAYTKYAANVGDDITVIIDDGLVKPNKSQESRILKVPATRIAEELGRSAVANIVMLGFLASVIDTVSVDALKKSVLDSVPKGTEELNMKAFERGYAHGKEQMKGR from the coding sequence ATGAGCCGAACTGAGATCAGGTTGAGCGGATTTGGCGGACAGGGGATCATCTTGGCCGGAAATATCGTGGGTCAGGCGGCCGCTATTTACGATGGAAGGCATGCTACCTTCACCCAGGCTTATGGCCCGGAAGCGCGTGGCGGTGCGTGCAGCGCGCAGGTAGTCATTTCCGATGAGCCCGGCGGTTATCCCTATATCGAGAACCCGGCTGTCGTGGTGGCGATGTCTCCGGAGGCATACACCAAATATGCCGCCAACGTCGGAGATGACATCACGGTGATCATCGATGACGGTCTGGTCAAGCCGAATAAATCGCAGGAGTCCAGGATACTGAAAGTCCCGGCCACCCGCATTGCTGAAGAGCTGGGCCGTAGCGCAGTGGCCAATATTGTCATGCTGGGCTTTCTGGCGTCGGTGATCGACACGGTTTCGGTGGATGCCCTGAAGAAGTCCGTTCTGGATTCGGTCCCCAAGGGAACCGAAGAGCTGAACATGAAGGCCTTCGAGCGCGGTTATGCTCACGGCAAAGAGCAGATGAAAGGCCGATAG